A region of Ferruginibacter albus DNA encodes the following proteins:
- the dnaK gene encoding molecular chaperone DnaK yields MGKIIGIDLGTTNSCVAVMEGNEPVVIANDEGRRTTPSVVAFLKNGERKVGDPAKRQAITNPHNTISSVKRFMGRRFDEVTEESSHWSYKIVKGDNNTVRIDIDGRQYTPQEISAMVLQKMKKTAEDYLGQDVTEAVITVPAYFNDAQRQATKEAGEIAGLTVRRIVNEPTAAALAYGLDKGKHDQKIVVFDLGGGTFDVSVLELGDGVFEVKSTNGDTHLGGDDFDKVIMDWLADEFKKDEAIDLRKDPMALQRLKEAAEKSKVELSSSSETEINLPYITAVDGVPKHLVKKLSRAKFEQLADKLFERCLKPCEAALKDAGLSKSDIDEVILVGGSTRIPKVQEIVETFFGKKPNKGVNPDEVVAVGAAIQGAVLTGEVKDVLLLDVTPLSLGIETMGGVMTRLIDANTTIPTKKSETFSTAADNQPGVQIHVLQGERPLANQNKSLGMFNLDGIPPAPRGVPQIEVMFDVDANGILHVTAKDKGTGKEQKITIQGGSGLSKDEVEKMKAEAKAHEAEDKAAKEKIEKVNQADSLIFQTEKQLKEYGDKIPADKKAVIETALNKLKEAHKAQDLATIDATLEELNNAWTAASQDIYNTQQAGAQPNGGEQPHDGAQQQGGGSDNVEDAQFEEVK; encoded by the coding sequence ATGGGAAAAATAATAGGAATAGACTTAGGAACTACCAATAGTTGCGTTGCCGTAATGGAAGGAAACGAACCGGTAGTGATCGCCAACGACGAAGGGCGCCGTACAACCCCGTCGGTAGTGGCTTTTTTGAAAAACGGAGAGCGTAAAGTAGGAGATCCTGCCAAACGCCAGGCAATTACCAATCCGCACAATACTATCAGCAGTGTTAAGCGTTTTATGGGTCGCCGTTTCGATGAAGTAACAGAAGAAAGCTCACATTGGAGCTATAAAATAGTAAAAGGTGACAATAATACCGTTCGTATTGATATAGATGGCAGACAGTATACGCCACAGGAAATCAGTGCAATGGTACTGCAGAAAATGAAAAAAACTGCTGAAGATTACCTTGGACAGGATGTAACCGAAGCGGTTATTACAGTGCCTGCTTACTTTAACGATGCGCAACGCCAGGCAACTAAAGAAGCCGGTGAAATTGCAGGGTTAACTGTTCGTAGAATTGTAAACGAACCTACTGCAGCAGCCTTAGCATATGGTTTGGATAAAGGCAAGCACGATCAGAAAATAGTAGTGTTTGACTTAGGTGGTGGTACATTCGACGTATCGGTGCTGGAATTAGGTGATGGTGTATTTGAAGTAAAAAGTACCAATGGTGATACGCATTTAGGTGGTGATGATTTTGATAAAGTGATCATGGATTGGTTGGCTGATGAATTTAAAAAAGATGAAGCGATCGACTTGCGTAAAGACCCGATGGCTTTGCAACGTTTAAAAGAAGCAGCAGAAAAATCAAAGGTTGAGTTATCATCATCTTCAGAAACAGAGATCAATCTTCCTTATATCACTGCGGTTGACGGAGTGCCTAAGCACTTAGTGAAGAAATTAAGTCGTGCTAAGTTTGAACAATTAGCAGATAAATTATTTGAACGTTGTTTAAAGCCATGCGAAGCAGCCTTGAAAGATGCAGGCTTAAGCAAATCGGATATTGATGAAGTGATATTGGTTGGTGGTAGCACGCGTATACCTAAAGTACAGGAAATAGTAGAAACTTTCTTTGGTAAAAAACCAAACAAAGGTGTTAACCCTGATGAAGTTGTTGCCGTAGGTGCAGCCATACAAGGTGCTGTATTAACAGGTGAAGTAAAAGATGTGTTGCTATTAGATGTAACACCGTTAAGCTTAGGTATTGAAACAATGGGGGGTGTGATGACACGTTTGATCGATGCCAACACAACCATCCCTACAAAAAAATCAGAAACATTTAGTACCGCTGCGGATAATCAACCCGGCGTACAGATACATGTGTTGCAAGGGGAACGTCCTTTAGCAAATCAAAACAAGAGCTTAGGTATGTTTAACCTGGATGGTATTCCACCGGCTCCACGTGGTGTTCCGCAAATTGAAGTAATGTTTGATGTGGATGCCAATGGTATCTTACACGTTACTGCAAAAGATAAAGGCACCGGTAAGGAACAAAAGATCACCATACAAGGTGGTAGCGGCTTAAGCAAGGATGAAGTAGAAAAAATGAAAGCCGAAGCGAAAGCGCATGAAGCAGAAGATAAAGCAGCGAAAGAAAAGATCGAAAAAGTGAACCAGGCAGATAGCTTGATCTTCCAGACAGAAAAACAATTGAAAGAATACGGCGATAAAATACCTGCAGATAAAAAAGCCGTTATTGAAACCGCATTGAACAAATTAAAAGAAGCTCACAAAGCGCAAGACCTGGCTACCATTGATGCTACTTTAGAAGAATTGAACAATGCATGGACAGCCGCCAGCCAGGATATTTACAATACACAGCAGGCCGGCGCTCAACCTAACGGTGGTGAACAGCCTCATGATGGCGCACAACAACAGGGTGGAGGTTCCGATAATGTGGAAGATGCACAGTTTGAAGAAGTGAAATAA